A single genomic interval of Pyrus communis chromosome 7, drPyrComm1.1, whole genome shotgun sequence harbors:
- the LOC137739270 gene encoding external alternative NAD(P)H-ubiquinone oxidoreductase B1, mitochondrial, whose amino-acid sequence MTILSFFTRASRAFNGHPVASKLLVLCTISSGGLLAYAESQSNVGSPIVDPNQNESRKKRVVVLGTGWAGTSFLKYLDASAYDVQVVSPRNYFAFTPLLPSVTCGTVEARSIVEPVRNIIKKRNGEIKFWEAECVKIDAANKNVSLRANFDQNLVGNKEFSLDYDYLVIALGAQVNTFNTPGVKENCHFLKEVEDAQKIRMSVIDCFEMAVLPGLSEEERRRNLHFVIVGGGPTGVEFAAELHDYFQEDLVKLYPMVKDLVKITVIQSGDHILNMFDDRISTFAEKKFTRDGIDVQTGCRVVSVSDKEITMKVKSKGEVCSIPHGLVVWSTGIGTRPVVRDFMQQIGQADKRVLVTDEWLRVKGCEDVYAIGDCASISQRKIMEDIFTIFKAADKDNSGTLTVDEFRDVVDDIIIRYPQVELYLKSRHLQDVTDLWKDLDGSDKKEVNVEEFKLALSQVDSQMKSLPATAQVAAQQGTYLSSCFNRREHCKEHPEGPRRFKSSGQHEFLPFRYKHFGQFAPLGGEQAAAELPGDWVSMGHSTQWLWYSVYASKQVSWRTRVLVVSDWTRRFIFGRDSSRI is encoded by the exons ATGACGATCTTGTCCTTCTTCACCAGAGCTTCAAGAGCTTTCAATGGCCACCCTGTTGCCTCCAAGCTTCTGGTGCTCTGTACTATCAG TAGCGGAGGTCTCCTGGCGTATGCAGAATCGCAGTCCAACGTTGGCTCTCCTATTGTCGATCCTAATCAAAACGAGTCTAGGAAAAAGAGAGTGGTGGTGCTTGGGACAGGATGGGCTGGTACTAGTTTCCTTAAGTACCTGGATGCTTCAGCTTATGATGTTCAGGTTGTTTCACCCCGAAATTATTTTGCGTTTACTCCTTTGTTACCGAGTGTCACGTGTGGGACGGTTGAAGCACGAAGCATAGTAGAACCCGTTCGAAATATCATAAAAAAG AGAAATggagaaatcaaattttggGAAGCAGAATGTGTCAAGATTGATGCAGCAAATAAAAATGTTTCCTTGCGGGCAAATTTTGACCAAAACTTGGTGGGAAATAAGGAATTTTCCCTTGACTATGACTACTTGGTCATAGCTTTAGGAGCACAAGTGAATACTTTTAACACCCCTGGTGTCAAGGAGAACTGTCATTTTCTGAAG GAAGTGGAAGATGCTCAAAAGATACGTATGAGTGTGATAGATTGCTTTGAAATGGCTGTACTTCCAGGTCTAAGTGAAGAAGAGCGTAGGAGAAATCTTCATTTTGTAATTGTTGGAGGAGGTCCTACTGGTGTGGAATTTGCTGCAGAGCTGCATGATTATTTCCAAGAAGATTTAGTCAAGTTATATCCTATGGTTAAGGATCTTGTGAAAATAACAGTTATCCAATCTGGAGATCACATCTTGAACAT GTTCGATGACAGAATTAGTACTTTTGCTGAGAAGAAGTTTACAAGAGATGGTATCGATGTTCAAACAGGTTGTCGGGTTGTCAGTGTTTCTGATAAGGAAATCACGATGAAGGTGAAATCGAAGGGAGAGGTTTGCTCTATACCACATGGGTTGGTTGTGTGGTCTACTGGTATTGGGACTCGTCCAGTTGTGAGGGACTTTATGCAACAAATTGGGCAG GCTGATAAACGTGTTTTGGTAACTGACGAATGGCTGCGTGTAAAGGGATGTGAAGATGTGTATGCCATTGGTGATTGTGCTTCAATTAGTCAACGTAAAATCATG GAAGATATCTTCACCATATTCAAAGCTGCGGACAAAGATAACTCTGGTACCTTAACGGTTGATGAATTTCGAGATGTAGTTGACGACATAATCATAAGGTACCCCCAAGTGGAACTCTATTTAAAGAGCAGGCATCTGCAGGATGTGACAGACCTATGGAAAGATCTCGATGGTAGTGATAAGAAGGAAGTGAACGTGGAAGAATTTAAATTAGCCCTTTCTCAAGTGGATTCACAGATGAAGAGTCTGCCTGCAACTGCTCAG GTTGCTGCGCAACAGGGAACATATCTTTCTAGTTGCTTTAACCGGAGAGAGCACTGCAAAGAGCATCCTGAAGGTCCGAGGCGTTTTAAAAGTTCTGGGCAACATGAGTTTCTTCCCTTTCG GTACAAGCATTTCGGGCAATTTGCACCGTTGGGGGGAGAGCAAGCAGCAGCGGAGCTACCCGGGGACTGGGTTTCCATGGGTCATAGCACACAATGGCTCTGGTATTCTGTATATGCAAG CAAGCAAGTGAGCTGGCGCACTAGGGTTCTTGTGGTATCGGACTGGACCAGGAGATTCATTTTCGGGAGAGATTCAAGCCGTATTTGA
- the LOC137740352 gene encoding uncharacterized protein — MSVVEYPDVINAPDLQVWNNAAFDNEDSVGGSSVIKASWSELLQPLSLNRSSESFDSGCSKENLSPEILKTPVCVKSSVPFKPLDTNTNLEPISVVAKKKGIGKVEEREEKVRDEGKIDAEIEEIEKEISRLNSRLEALKLVKAERNEKAVEKRGRVVAAKFMEPKQSVKNLDGLKKIESLMMSVRPKVNRRGMSLGPSEIIAGAGFRRPSKLEITPVQATQSRRKSCFWKLQDIDELRATKERGKSLSLSPKSRKTVSKVQAPKQAATTVGGSKRPVKKEDKVLASIEPKKLFKDGAEKSAAAKKTPFKPGRVVPSRYNQIGNSAVSDGRKRSWPEDDKDDSKRCDKRRVSLAGKPRGIGREMSRSQGPECRVKKRWEIPSEVVVYQGVAEDGKSPSVVAEIGDVLPKIKTVQCGVDTPRGSGPAKRVAELVGMKSYFSTNGEVCQELNFAEADAEEE; from the coding sequence ATGAGTGTTGTTGAATACCCAGACGTCATTAACGCACCAGACCTTCAGGTATGGAACAACGCCGCCTTCGACAACGAAGACTCCGTAGGCGGCTCCTCCGTCATCAAAGCTTCCTGGTCCGAGCTACTGCAACCCCTTTCGCTGAATCGTTCTTCCGAGTCGTTTGATTCGGGTTGCAGCAAAGAGAATCTGAGCCCAGAGATTCTGAAAACCCCTGTCTGTGTCAAATCTTCGGTGCCCTTCAAGCCGCTGGACACAAATACGAATCTTGAGCCCATCTCGGTGGTCGCGAAGAAGAAGGGTATTGGGAAGgttgaagaaagagaagagaaagttcGAGATGAGGGAAAGATCGATGCTGAAATTGAAGAGATTGAGAAGGAGATTAGTCGATTGAATTCGAGGCTCGAAGCGCTTAAACTCGTAAAGGCTGAGAGAAACGAGAAGGCGGTAGAGAAGCGCGGAAGGGTTGTGGCGGCGAAGTTCATGGAGCCGAAACAGAGTGTGAAGAATTTGGACGGGCTGAAAAAGATTGAGTCTTTGATGATGAGTGTGAGGCCAAAGGTTAATCGGAGAGGAATGAGTTTGGGGCCCTCTGAGATTATAGCTGGAGCAGGATTTCGGAGGCCGAGTAAGCTCGAGATCACCCCTGTTCAGGCAACGCAGAGTCGCCGGAAATCTTGCTTTTGGAAGCTTCAAGACATTGATGAATTGAGGGCTACAAAAGAGAGGGGCAAGAGTTTGAGTTTGAGCCCGAAATCACGGAAAACTGTGTCCAAGGTTCAAGCTCCTAAACAGGCTGCGACTACTGTTGGAGGGTCTAAGAGACCTGTGAAGAAGGAAGACAAGGTTCTTGCATCAATTGAACCCAAGAAGCTTTTTAAAGACGGAGCCGAGAAGTCTGCGGCTGCCAAGAAAACACCATTCAAGCCTGGGAGGGTTGTGCCTAGCAGGTACAATCAGATAGGGAATTCGGCAGTGAGTGATGGCCGGAAGCGGTCTTGGCCCGAGGATGACAAGGATGACAGCAAGAGGTGTGACAAGAGGCGGGTATCCTTGGCAGGGAAGCCGCGTGGCATTGGCCGTGAAATGTCCAGGAGTCAAGGACCGGAGTGCCGGGTGAAGAAGAGGTGGGAGATTCCAAGTGAGGTAGTGGTGTACCAAGGTGTGGCGGAGGATGGTAAGTCACCTTCAGTTGTTGCTGAGATAGGAGATGTGCTTCCAAAAATTAAGACTGTCCAATGTGGTGTTGATACTCCGAGGGGTTCGGGGCCAGCCAAAAGGGTTGCTGAATTGGTTGGGATGAAATCCTACTTTAGCACCAATGGGGAGGTTTGCCAGGAATTGAATTTTGCAGAAGCAGATGCTGAGGAAGAATAA